A portion of the Acanthopagrus latus isolate v.2019 chromosome 21, fAcaLat1.1, whole genome shotgun sequence genome contains these proteins:
- the LOC119010960 gene encoding outer dense fiber protein 2-like isoform X1, whose protein sequence is MSSRCLGANQSTSIFKRGGALQLGVASFTTDTRRKLVTGMSPEDELQSPSLGFSSTREDVTLSCGDLASSHELGRRSRARSSLHMRTPEADINGRGDYANGKSPFLKILMDAEAAANSAAIHLVSFKDAMEDEFADSKQSATDKRRISRQRGLLLEKLEDFRRINKSVRQKLKQLRDSEADRVHTNHQIDNLLKKITQAESENEHLKKDLSDTERRAEELMALRREEQENMKSAVHMTKTVEATRAHLQGQLRHKEAENNRLTVQIRTLERTLVEQKMEIDDLKGSITCLTEKAAQDKESLKKANRAQKLRAERFEAAIEKCYAQLKEKDAQLTRAHLERDSRRQQKEQTTDETNKLVAQIEFLKSQVGDLTARLQKETDELTAANETVMQRAEKLSAENGDLSVSNAKLKTYVAELEQQLADCESALVEEKVAAQERKHQTEQHQYQVAELQAEIDDLRIKYAIVVREAETTRDGKDTEVEKVRQELQGRVDQLESYPELLSAAEQSLFECQENLRRSERKCSEKSESIRQLQVQMESQTKQLRSSVDMKESIHEANSQLQEKMASLHKQMDKLQQENLELVRKLAAQEEALGYSNRQLDQRSSECQALSRQLEAALSDVRQQVSKVKDQAVSREEALQTKILELEAERSRRDSELRLLRQSKLSAEKQFELRLKDLQLSLDQSESHKQSIQNYVDFLKNSYKTMFDEGLQTSTFGSSYFLK, encoded by the exons TAGTAACAGGCatgtctccagaggatgaactcCAGAGTCCCTCCCTTGGTTTCAGCTCTACCAGGGAGGATGTCACTCTGAGCTGTGGTGACCTAGCCAGCTCTCATGAACTGGGGAGAAGGAGCAGAGCACGCAGCAGTCTCCACATGAGGACCCCAGAGGCTGATATTAATGG CCGTGGAGATTATGCCAATGGAAAGAGCCCCTTCCTGAAAATACTGATGGATGCGGAAGCGGCTGCCAACTCCGCTGCCATACATCTCGTGTCTTTTAAAGATGCCATGGAAGATGAATTTGCT GATTCAAAGCAGTCTGCCACTGATAAGCGCCGGATTTCAAGGCAGAGAGGACTTTtgctggagaagctggaggacTTTCGACGAATAAATAAGTCTGTTCgacagaaactgaaacagctcagagattCAGAG GCTGATCGAGTTCATACAAACCATCAAATTGACAACTTACTCAAGAAGATCACACAGGCTGAGAGTGAAAATGAG catttaaaaaaagatttgagtGACACAGAAAGAAGAGCTGAAGAACTGATGGCTCTGCGGAGAGAAGAGCAG GAGAACATGAAGAGTGCAGTTCACATGACCAAGACTGTGGAGGCGACCCGTGCTCACCTGCAGGGGCAACTGCGCCACAAGGAGGCCGAAAACAATCGCCTGACTGTTCAGATACGG ACTCTGGAGAGGACTCTGGTTGAGCAGAAGATGGAGATTGACGATCTCAAAGGCTCAATCACATGTTTAACTGAGAAGGCAGCACAGGACAAAGAATCCCTCAAGAAAGCCAATCGAGCCCAAAAACTTAGAGCGGAGAGATTCGAGGCAGCAATTGAGAAATGTTATGCGCAACTGAAGGAAAAG GATGCTCAGCTGACCAGAGCACATTTAGAGAGAGACTCCAGGAGGCAACAGAAGGAGCAGACGACAGATGAGACGAACAAACTTGTTGCTCAAATAGAATttctgaaaag TCAGGTTGGTGATTTGACAGCTAGGCTGCAGAAAGAGACGGATGAGCTCACAGCAGCCAACGAAACTGTGATGCAACGCGCTGAAAAACTCAGTGCTGAAAATGGAGACCTCAGCGTCAGTAATGCAAAACTCAAG ACATATGTTGCTGagttggagcagcagctggctgaCTGTGAGTCTGcgctggtggaggagaaggtggcggcgcaggagaggaaacatcaAACCGAGCAGCACCAATATCAG GTTGCAGAGCTTCAAGCAGAGATAGACGATCTGAGGATAAAGTATGCAATTGTTGTAAGAGAGGCGGAGACGACGCGAGATGGAAAAGATACAGAAGTTGAGAAG GTGAGGCAGGAGCTGCAGGGGCGCGTCGACCAACTGGAGTCTTACCCCGAGTTACTGAGTGCAGCTGAGCAGAGTCTCTTTGAGTGCCAGGAGAACCTGCGACGCTCGGAGAGGAAGTGCTCAGAAAAGTCAGAGTCCATTAGGCAACTGCAGGTTCAG atGGAGAGCCAGACGAAGCAGCTGAGATCATCTGTGGACATGAAAGAGTCGATTCATGAAGCCAATTCACAACTACAAGAGAAAATGGCTTCTCTGCACAA GCAGATGgacaagctgcagcaggagaaccTGGAGCTGGTTCGGAAGCTCGCCGCTCAGGAGGAGGCTCTAGGCTACAGTAACCGGCAGCTGGATCAGCGCTCGTCAGAGTGTCAGGCCCTCAGCCGGCAGCTGGAGGCGGCTTTATCAGACGTCAGACAGCAG GTCAGCAAGGTAAAGGACCAGGCTGTTTCCAGAGAAGAGGCCCTTCAGACGAAAATCCTGGAGCTGGAAGCCGAGAGGAGCAGAAGGGACAGCGAGCTGAGGCTTCTCCGCCAGAGCAAGCTCTCT gcagagaaacagTTCGAGTTGCGCCTGAAGgacctgcagctcagcctggaccaatcagagagccACAAGCAAAGCATTCAGAACTACGTCGATTTCCTCAAAAACTCTTATAAGACCATGTTTGACGAGGGACTGCAGACTTCAACTTTTGGATCAtcatattttctaaaatga
- the LOC119010960 gene encoding protein BCAP-like isoform X2 produces MSSRCLGANQSTSIFKRGGALQLGVASFTTDTRRKLVTGMSPEDELQSPSLGFSSTREDVTLSCGDLASSHELGRRSRARSSLHMRTPEADINGRGDYANGKSPFLKILMDAEAAANSAAIHLVSFKDAMEDEFADSKQSATDKRRISRQRGLLLEKLEDFRRINKSVRQKLKQLRDSEADRVHTNHQIDNLLKKITQAESENEHLKKDLSDTERRAEELMALRREEQENMKSAVHMTKTVEATRAHLQGQLRHKEAENNRLTVQIRTLERTLVEQKMEIDDLKGSITCLTEKAAQDKESLKKANRAQKLRAERFEAAIEKCYAQLKEKDAQLTRAHLERDSRRQQKEQTTDETNKLVAQIEFLKSQVGDLTARLQKETDELTAANETVMQRAEKLSAENGDLSVSNAKLKTYVAELEQQLADCESALVEEKVAAQERKHQTEQHQYQVAELQAEIDDLRIKYAIVVREAETTRDGKDTEVEKMESQTKQLRSSVDMKESIHEANSQLQEKMASLHKQMDKLQQENLELVRKLAAQEEALGYSNRQLDQRSSECQALSRQLEAALSDVRQQVSKVKDQAVSREEALQTKILELEAERSRRDSELRLLRQSKLSAEKQFELRLKDLQLSLDQSESHKQSIQNYVDFLKNSYKTMFDEGLQTSTFGSSYFLK; encoded by the exons TAGTAACAGGCatgtctccagaggatgaactcCAGAGTCCCTCCCTTGGTTTCAGCTCTACCAGGGAGGATGTCACTCTGAGCTGTGGTGACCTAGCCAGCTCTCATGAACTGGGGAGAAGGAGCAGAGCACGCAGCAGTCTCCACATGAGGACCCCAGAGGCTGATATTAATGG CCGTGGAGATTATGCCAATGGAAAGAGCCCCTTCCTGAAAATACTGATGGATGCGGAAGCGGCTGCCAACTCCGCTGCCATACATCTCGTGTCTTTTAAAGATGCCATGGAAGATGAATTTGCT GATTCAAAGCAGTCTGCCACTGATAAGCGCCGGATTTCAAGGCAGAGAGGACTTTtgctggagaagctggaggacTTTCGACGAATAAATAAGTCTGTTCgacagaaactgaaacagctcagagattCAGAG GCTGATCGAGTTCATACAAACCATCAAATTGACAACTTACTCAAGAAGATCACACAGGCTGAGAGTGAAAATGAG catttaaaaaaagatttgagtGACACAGAAAGAAGAGCTGAAGAACTGATGGCTCTGCGGAGAGAAGAGCAG GAGAACATGAAGAGTGCAGTTCACATGACCAAGACTGTGGAGGCGACCCGTGCTCACCTGCAGGGGCAACTGCGCCACAAGGAGGCCGAAAACAATCGCCTGACTGTTCAGATACGG ACTCTGGAGAGGACTCTGGTTGAGCAGAAGATGGAGATTGACGATCTCAAAGGCTCAATCACATGTTTAACTGAGAAGGCAGCACAGGACAAAGAATCCCTCAAGAAAGCCAATCGAGCCCAAAAACTTAGAGCGGAGAGATTCGAGGCAGCAATTGAGAAATGTTATGCGCAACTGAAGGAAAAG GATGCTCAGCTGACCAGAGCACATTTAGAGAGAGACTCCAGGAGGCAACAGAAGGAGCAGACGACAGATGAGACGAACAAACTTGTTGCTCAAATAGAATttctgaaaag TCAGGTTGGTGATTTGACAGCTAGGCTGCAGAAAGAGACGGATGAGCTCACAGCAGCCAACGAAACTGTGATGCAACGCGCTGAAAAACTCAGTGCTGAAAATGGAGACCTCAGCGTCAGTAATGCAAAACTCAAG ACATATGTTGCTGagttggagcagcagctggctgaCTGTGAGTCTGcgctggtggaggagaaggtggcggcgcaggagaggaaacatcaAACCGAGCAGCACCAATATCAG GTTGCAGAGCTTCAAGCAGAGATAGACGATCTGAGGATAAAGTATGCAATTGTTGTAAGAGAGGCGGAGACGACGCGAGATGGAAAAGATACAGAAGTTGAGAAG atGGAGAGCCAGACGAAGCAGCTGAGATCATCTGTGGACATGAAAGAGTCGATTCATGAAGCCAATTCACAACTACAAGAGAAAATGGCTTCTCTGCACAA GCAGATGgacaagctgcagcaggagaaccTGGAGCTGGTTCGGAAGCTCGCCGCTCAGGAGGAGGCTCTAGGCTACAGTAACCGGCAGCTGGATCAGCGCTCGTCAGAGTGTCAGGCCCTCAGCCGGCAGCTGGAGGCGGCTTTATCAGACGTCAGACAGCAG GTCAGCAAGGTAAAGGACCAGGCTGTTTCCAGAGAAGAGGCCCTTCAGACGAAAATCCTGGAGCTGGAAGCCGAGAGGAGCAGAAGGGACAGCGAGCTGAGGCTTCTCCGCCAGAGCAAGCTCTCT gcagagaaacagTTCGAGTTGCGCCTGAAGgacctgcagctcagcctggaccaatcagagagccACAAGCAAAGCATTCAGAACTACGTCGATTTCCTCAAAAACTCTTATAAGACCATGTTTGACGAGGGACTGCAGACTTCAACTTTTGGATCAtcatattttctaaaatga